From one Eptesicus fuscus isolate TK198812 chromosome 21, DD_ASM_mEF_20220401, whole genome shotgun sequence genomic stretch:
- the BEAN1 gene encoding protein BEAN1, translating into MSLRDVCPSWPNHTNHFYAELENLGKKSVFVSPIIMASVVIGLVITISCVTIMLGSMHWDRQARLPPRRQRHYRGDSEDGPDSQEHSSPCSRGIHCACSLRGDRLAPAGSSHREAEASRLHWLHMDAPPSYEECTGPGATQLYLPTEAPPPYSLMDTDGGHQPAHSDLHTISVDALPPYEAVGGPCPPLSRLPLPGSEPEPSGLQGPPTPKGSLASSPEMIV; encoded by the exons GTTGGCCCAACCATACCAACCACTTCTACGCTGAACTAGAGAACTTGGGGAAGAAAAGTGTGTTTGTGTCTCCTATAATTATGGCAAGTGTAGTCATAGGATTGGTCATCACCATCTCCTGCGTCACCATCATGCTGGGCAGCATGCACTGGGACAGGCAGGCCCGGCTCCCGCCCCGCCGCCAGCGCCACTACCGTGGAGACTCCGAGGATGGCCCAG ACTCCCAGGAGCACTCCTCCCCCTGCAGCCGCGGGATACACTGCGCCTGCAGCCTCCGGGGAGACCGGCTCGCACCCGCTGGCAGCTCTCACCGGGAGGCGGAGGCCAGCAGGCTGCACTGGCTGCACATGGATGCTCCACCAAG ctACGAAGAGTGCACGGGGCCAGGGGCCACTCAGCTGTACCTCCCCACGGAGGCGCCCCCACCCTACTCACTGATGGACACCGACGGCGGACACCAGCCGGCGCACAGCGACCTCCACACCATCTCCGTGGACGCCCTGCCCCCTTACGAGGCTGTGGGGGGGCCTTGCCCTCCACTGAGCCGGCTGCCACTGCCAGGCTCAGAACCGGAGCCAAGCGGCCTCCAGGGCCCCCCGACCCCGAAAGGAAGCCTGGCTTCCAGCCCAGAGATGATTGTGTGA